A genomic window from Salvelinus alpinus chromosome 10, SLU_Salpinus.1, whole genome shotgun sequence includes:
- the LOC139532759 gene encoding large ribosomal subunit protein eL31-like gives MAPTKKGEKKKGRSAINEVVTREYTINIHKRIHGVSFKRRAPRALKEIRKFAMKEMGTPDVRIDTRLNKAVWTKGVKNVPYRMRVRLSRKRNEDEDSPNKLYTLVTYVPVTTYKGLQTVNVDEN, from the exons ATGGCTCCCACCaagaagggagagaagaagaagggacGTTCAGCCATCAATGAGGTGGTAACCAGAGAATACACCATTAACATCCACAAGCGCATCCATGGAGT GAGCTTCAAGAGGAGAGCTCCTCGCGCTCTCAAGGAGATCCGCAAGTTCGCCATGAAGGAGATGGGAACTCCTGATGTACGCATCGACACCCGCCTGAACAAGGCTGTGTGGACCAAAGGAGTCAA GAACGTGCCATACAGGATGAGGGTACGATTGTCCAGGAAGCGCAATGAGGATGAAGACTCCCCAAACAAACTGTACACACTCGTCACGTATGTCCCTGTCACAACATACAAAG GTCTACAGACGGTCAATGTTGATGAGAATTAG